A single window of Bufo bufo chromosome 10, aBufBuf1.1, whole genome shotgun sequence DNA harbors:
- the CBLN1 gene encoding cerebellin-1 produces the protein MWILELVLGLAWLAGMTNGQNETEPILLEGKCLVVCDSNPTSDPTGTALGISVRSGSAKVAFSAIRNTNHEPSEMSNKSMTIYFDQVLVNIGNSFDSERSTFISPRKGIYSFNFHVVKVYNRQTIQVSLMLNGWPVISAFAGDQDVTREAASNGVLIQMEKGDRAYLKIDKGNLMGGWKFSTFSGFLVFPL, from the exons ATGTGGATCTTGGAGCTGGTGCTGGGGTTGGCATGGCTAGCAGGGATGACTAATGGTCAGAATGAAACGGAACCTATTCTTCTGGAGGGGAAATGCCTGGTGGTTTGTGACTCTAACCCGACTTCTGACCCAACTGGCACTGCACTGGGCATCTCTGTGCGCTCCGGAAGTGCCAAAGTGGCTTTCTCTGCCATCAGGAACACCAACCACGAGCCCTCTGAGATGAGTAACAAATCCATGACTATATACTTTGACCAG GTATTGGTTAATATTGGAAACAGTTTTGATTCGGAAAGAAGCACCTTCATATCCCCCAGAAAAGGGATTTACAGCTTTAATTTCCATGTGGTGAAAGTGTACAATCGACAAACTATTCAG GTGAGCCTGATGTTGAATGGATGGCCTGTGATTTCTGCCTTTGCGGGTGACCAGGATGTGACAAGAGAAGCAGCCAGCAATGGTGTTCTTATTCAAATGGAGAAAGGAGACAGAGCTTACCTAAAAATAGACAAGGGCAATTTGATGGGAGGATGGAAGTTTTCAACATTTTCTGGATTTCTGGTATTCCCCCTTTAA